The genome window CGAAGCGTATTGCGAGAAGCAAATGCAAACATCCATTGAAGGGTTGTTTGAGAACTATAAAATGATGATCTCACGTCAATTGGAACGTGTGAATTTGTCGATTTCTGAATTATTAGAATTGTTTGAAGAGGATGAATACCGTTTTACTCTTAAAGCTCATAGCTTGATTGAGCATTTTATTGGGAGTTTGGCTCAGGTAAATGGAGTAGACAAAACGATTAAGAATTTCCCAAATTCAGGCATGAAAGTTAGGCTGGATGCCTTGCTGAAGGCTAAGGTGATACCGCAGCTAGGATACGATTTTATTCGATCTTTATCCTTTATTCGGAATAAATATGCTCATGATCCGCGGTTTATGAATAGCTCGGTTGTCCAATGTATAAATGCGCTTGATGTTGAAGCCAAGAAACAGCTTATGTCAGCGGTTATTGGCCTTATTTTGATAATTTACCCAGTGAGGTCATTTGATGAAGTTCGAAAAGAAATAATGGAACTAGACGAATCTGAAAAGCCTGAATATTTCGAGGTGCAAGAATTTGATGTAATATATTTCAAAGGAGTTGTTGTCCTTTCGATCTACGCTTTGGTTGTGTTTAGTAGCCCTAAAGAGGAGCAAGATGCTTCAATCTCTTTGTGGCTTGAGCTTGCCCAGGTTACAATCAGCTTCATGGAAACCTTCTCGATGTCTACATTTGGGATTTCTTATTCTCAATTGGAAGCCTCAATGCCTGAACCAAGCTAGGAGCTGTTGTGGCAAATTACTCGAAATGGGATACCTCTTTCGACTGCCGCGTTTATTTCATTCCCCCTAATACATTGACTTTTAGCCTTGGCTGGGTATAGCAAATTCTATGTTGCATAGAGTCCCTTTTCTCTATGGCAAATCATACCTTGCTCCACTGAAAATGCAGTTACGCTTGTCAGGCCGAACAGGAATGTTGACGTATGAGTAGATCTGAAGCCCAAACACGTGCAGAACTAATAGATAAACAGCTTGAATTTGCTGGTTGGAATGTCAATGACCCAACTCAAGTCGTTGAGGAATTCGACATTCTGGTAGATTTGCCTGATGGGGTGGAAAAGCCGCGCACTCAATACGAAGGCCATCAATTCAGCGACTATGTCCTGCTCGGAAAAGACAGAAAGCCTTTAGCCGTTGTCGAGGCAAAAAAGTCAAGCAAAGATGCAGCTCTAGGGCGAGAGCAAGCCAAGCAATATTGCTATAACATCCAGAAGCAACTGGGTGGTGAGCTGCCATTTTGTTTCTATGCCAATGGCCACGAGATCTACTTTTGGGACCTGGACAACTATCCGCCCCGCAAGGTTGTAGGCTTCCCAACGCGAGATGACTTGGAGCGGTTTCAGTACATCCGGCGCAATCGTAAGCCTCTGACCCAAGAGCTCATCAATACCGGCATTGCTGGTCGAGATTATCAAATCCGGGCCATACGTGCCGTTCTCGAAGGCATCGAACAGAAAAAACGTGACTTCCTGCTGGTGATGGCTACCGGTACCGGCAAGACTCGAACCTGCATCGCGACGATTGATGCCCTCATGCGTGCCGGACACGCTGAAAAGGTGCTGTTCCTAGTTGACCGTATTGCTTTGCGTGAGCAGGCATTGGCCGCCTTTAAGGAACACCTGCCTCACGAGCCACGCTGGCCCAACGTTGGCGAAAAGCTACTCGCCAAAGACCGTCGTATCTATATTTCGACCTACCCAACAATGCTCAACATTATTCGGGACGAGTCGCAGAACCTATCACCGCACTTCTTTGATTTCATAGTGGTCGATGAAAGCCACCGCTCCATTTACAACACCTATAAAGAGGTGTTGGACTTCTTCAAGACGATCACCCTGGGCCTGACGGCCACGCCCACAGACATCATTGACCACAACACCTTTCAGCTCTTCCATTGCGAAGATGGTCTTCCCACTTTTGCCTACACTTTTGAAGAGGCAGTTAACAGCGTGCCGCCCTATCTGAGCAGCTTTCAGGTAATGAAAATCCAGACCCGTTTCCAGATGGAAGGCATAAGCAAGCGCACAATCTCGCTGGAGGATCAGAAAAAGCTGCTGCTGGAGGGCAAGGAAGTCGAAGAAATCAACTTCGAGGGATCACAACTGGAAAAGCAGGTGATCAACAAAGGGACCAACACCCTTATCGTCAGGGAATTCATGGAGGAGTGCATCAAAGACCACAACGGTGTGCTGCCCGGCAAGACCATTTTCTTTTGCTCTTCCAAGGCCCATGCCCGACGGATGGAAGAGATTTTCGACAAGCTTTACCCCCAGTATAAAGGCGAGTTGGCCAAGGTTCTGGTTTCCGATGACCCCCGTGTCTACGGCAAGGGCGGACTGCTTGATCAGTTCACCAACAGCGATATGCCTCGGGTCGCAATCAGCGTCGACATGTTGGACACCGGTATCGACGTTCGCGAAATAGTCAATCTTGTCTTTGCCAAGCCGGTGTACTCCTACACCAAGTTCTGGCAGATGATCGGGCGTGGAACCCGTCTCCTAGAAACCAGCAAGCCCAAGCCTTGGTGTCTGGAAAAGGATGTGTTCCTGATTCTCGATTGCTGGGACAACTTCGAATATTTCAAATTGCAGCCAAAGGGCAAGGAGCTCAAGCCCCAACTGCCCCTGCCAGTGCGGCTTGTCGGGTTGCGTATTGATAAGATTGAAAAAGCCCTCGACCTGGCGCAGGAGCAGATCGCCAAACGCGAAATAGCCAAGCTGCGATTTCAGATCAGCCAGTTGCCGCAAAATTCAGTCGTCATCAAGGAGGCGGCGGTCTCTCTGGACAGGGTAGATGAAGGAAACTTCTGGGTAACCCTAAGCCACCAGAGATTGGAATTCCTGCGCTCCGAGATCAAGCCGCTCTTCCGCACCGTTTCCGAGGCCGACTTCAAGGCCATGCGCTTTGAGCGGGATGTTCTGGAGTATTCACTCGCCAGGCTCAGCGACGAAAAGGAAAAGGCTGAAACTCTCAAGGAGGGGCTTGTCGAGCAGATCAGCGAACTGCCGCTTTCCGTCAACTTCGTCAAAGCAGAAGAACAGTTGATTCGCGCTGCCCAGACAAACCATTATTGGTCCGTAAGTGATGTCAACGCACTGGAAGATGCTCTTGACGAGTTGAACACCCGCCTCGGCCCGTTGATGAAGTTCCGGGAGTTGCAGACTGGCCCGGGCCCGGTACACCTCGACCTGACCGACGTGCTACACAACAAAGAACGGGTCGAGTTCGGCCCACAGCACGAATCGGTCAGCATCAGCCGCTACCGGGAAATGGTCGAGGCGATGATTGCCGAACTGACTGCACACAATCCCATATTGCAAAAAATCAAAAATGGAGAAGATGTTTCACCGATAGAGGCTGCCGATTTGGCAGACATGCTCCATGCCGAACATCCGCACATTACCGAAGACCTCTTGCGCCAGGTCTACAAGAATCGCAAAGCACACTTCATCCAGTTCA of Salidesulfovibrio onnuriiensis contains these proteins:
- a CDS encoding DEAD/DEAH box helicase family protein codes for the protein MSRSEAQTRAELIDKQLEFAGWNVNDPTQVVEEFDILVDLPDGVEKPRTQYEGHQFSDYVLLGKDRKPLAVVEAKKSSKDAALGREQAKQYCYNIQKQLGGELPFCFYANGHEIYFWDLDNYPPRKVVGFPTRDDLERFQYIRRNRKPLTQELINTGIAGRDYQIRAIRAVLEGIEQKKRDFLLVMATGTGKTRTCIATIDALMRAGHAEKVLFLVDRIALREQALAAFKEHLPHEPRWPNVGEKLLAKDRRIYISTYPTMLNIIRDESQNLSPHFFDFIVVDESHRSIYNTYKEVLDFFKTITLGLTATPTDIIDHNTFQLFHCEDGLPTFAYTFEEAVNSVPPYLSSFQVMKIQTRFQMEGISKRTISLEDQKKLLLEGKEVEEINFEGSQLEKQVINKGTNTLIVREFMEECIKDHNGVLPGKTIFFCSSKAHARRMEEIFDKLYPQYKGELAKVLVSDDPRVYGKGGLLDQFTNSDMPRVAISVDMLDTGIDVREIVNLVFAKPVYSYTKFWQMIGRGTRLLETSKPKPWCLEKDVFLILDCWDNFEYFKLQPKGKELKPQLPLPVRLVGLRIDKIEKALDLAQEQIAKREIAKLRFQISQLPQNSVVIKEAAVSLDRVDEGNFWVTLSHQRLEFLRSEIKPLFRTVSEADFKAMRFERDVLEYSLARLSDEKEKAETLKEGLVEQISELPLSVNFVKAEEQLIRAAQTNHYWSVSDVNALEDALDELNTRLGPLMKFRELQTGPGPVHLDLTDVLHNKERVEFGPQHESVSISRYREMVEAMIAELTAHNPILQKIKNGEDVSPIEAADLADMLHAEHPHITEDLLRQVYKNRKAHFIQFIRHILGIEVLRSFPETVSEAFDQFIGQHSNLSSRQLEFLNLLKGFIIEREKVEKRDLINAPFTVIHPQGIRGVFSPAEISEILQLTERLAA